In Magnetococcales bacterium, the following proteins share a genomic window:
- a CDS encoding cobalamin-dependent protein (Presence of a B(12) (cobalamin)-binding domain implies dependence on cobalamin itself, in one of its several forms, or in some unusual lineages, dependence on a cobalamin-like analog.) produces MKVALINPDLNSGMPAIPHGLLSIATTTRHAGHECDLFDQNFHKLDVERLKKYDVVGVSVMTAQLKAAVPLVDQLTKHCKIVWGGIHPLMDPASLLQRYPESLVVSGEGEFPFIDLLKSFDKGEEKPSGIPGITLFDQGAVVAASPYMIDDLESVLDVDYGLLPYIEKYIPWEDPHSRCKVRRLTVLTGRGCIWNCSFCIHSFLNRLHFKPRKKSIAKIRRECQPWVKDLRIDVLEPHDDDFFGDQTLVRDWCRMTREMGVKWAGNCRYNYFGDSFITPEFLRELKQSGCYCLSMSLEAGDETTRNRIIHKGVKEKDIHRAIDIIRESGVDMAVDTSFITHFPGDSLKNRIATIKMMDYLSRQINVYFCGPQVYRAYPGSRLYELDPATRADMDLESYLALGSDERFFSSIHADTDLDEAAFFSRGIMAFFNCRFRFIHDFGPPHFSLKRKIICRFLVRILFLPLLLRLRFDYWNNFFEPRLLGRVITVGVRWLNRHGDRQTALLSKTGSET; encoded by the coding sequence ATGAAGGTTGCCCTGATCAATCCTGATCTGAACTCAGGCATGCCAGCGATTCCCCATGGTTTGCTCTCCATCGCCACCACCACCCGGCACGCCGGCCATGAGTGCGATCTGTTCGATCAAAATTTCCACAAGCTCGATGTCGAACGCCTGAAAAAATATGATGTGGTCGGCGTGTCGGTCATGACGGCGCAGCTGAAGGCTGCCGTTCCCCTGGTCGATCAGTTGACAAAACATTGCAAGATCGTCTGGGGCGGAATCCATCCCCTGATGGACCCGGCGTCACTCCTGCAACGTTATCCGGAGAGCCTGGTCGTGTCGGGAGAGGGCGAATTTCCCTTTATTGATCTTCTGAAATCGTTTGACAAGGGCGAAGAGAAACCCTCTGGCATACCGGGGATTACCCTGTTTGATCAGGGCGCCGTTGTCGCCGCGTCGCCATACATGATTGACGACCTCGAAAGCGTGTTGGATGTCGATTATGGCCTGCTGCCATATATCGAAAAATATATCCCCTGGGAAGACCCCCACTCGCGATGCAAGGTGCGGCGCCTCACCGTCTTGACAGGAAGAGGGTGCATCTGGAATTGCAGCTTCTGCATTCACTCTTTCCTGAACAGGCTGCATTTTAAACCCAGAAAAAAGAGCATCGCCAAAATTCGCCGGGAGTGTCAGCCTTGGGTCAAGGATTTGCGCATCGACGTTCTGGAACCCCATGATGACGACTTTTTTGGCGACCAAACCCTGGTGCGGGATTGGTGCCGGATGACCCGGGAAATGGGTGTCAAATGGGCTGGCAATTGTCGTTACAACTATTTCGGGGATTCTTTTATCACCCCGGAATTTTTGCGCGAATTGAAGCAAAGCGGATGTTATTGTCTCTCCATGAGCCTGGAGGCCGGAGACGAGACGACCCGCAATCGCATCATCCATAAAGGCGTCAAGGAGAAGGATATTCATCGCGCAATCGACATCATTCGAGAAAGCGGTGTCGATATGGCTGTGGATACCAGTTTTATTACCCATTTTCCGGGAGATTCGTTAAAAAACCGTATTGCCACCATAAAAATGATGGATTACCTGAGTCGGCAGATCAATGTCTACTTTTGCGGGCCGCAGGTTTATCGCGCCTATCCGGGCTCCAGACTCTATGAACTGGACCCGGCCACCCGAGCCGACATGGATCTGGAGAGTTACCTTGCCCTTGGCAGCGATGAGCGCTTTTTCTCATCCATCCATGCCGATACCGACCTGGATGAGGCGGCATTTTTCTCCAGGGGCATCATGGCTTTCTTCAACTGTCGCTTCCGTTTCATCCACGACTTTGGCCCGCCGCATTTCTCCTTGAAACGGAAAATCATCTGCCGCTTCCTGGTCAGGATCCTCTTTTTGCCACTTTTGTTGCGTCTTCGGTTTGATTATTGGAACAATTTCTTTGAGCCACGCCTGCTGGGACGGGTCATCACGGTCGGGGTGCGCTGGTTGAACCGACATGGTGACCGGCAGACAGCCTTGTTATCCAAGACTGGCAGCGAAACGTGA
- a CDS encoding 50S ribosomal protein L9, which translates to MEVILLEKISRFGNLGDVVRVKNGYGRNFLIPSGKALPATRDNIAHFEAQRAAFEERQKEVKAKAEELALRIAEVQFVLERPAGAADKLFGSVTNADIAAFLGEKGLEVSRSLIELGSPIRTLGEHSGRMRLHPDVIVPFTVRVDRSVKA; encoded by the coding sequence ATGGAAGTCATTCTTCTGGAAAAAATCAGCCGGTTTGGCAATCTGGGCGATGTCGTCCGGGTCAAGAACGGCTATGGACGGAATTTTTTGATTCCAAGCGGCAAGGCTTTGCCGGCCACGCGGGACAATATTGCGCACTTCGAGGCCCAGCGGGCTGCTTTCGAGGAGCGCCAGAAAGAGGTCAAGGCCAAGGCCGAAGAGTTGGCCTTGCGGATTGCCGAGGTGCAATTCGTTCTGGAGCGTCCGGCTGGTGCGGCGGACAAACTGTTCGGCTCCGTCACCAACGCCGATATCGCTGCATTTCTGGGCGAGAAAGGTCTCGAAGTCTCCCGCAGCCTGATCGAACTGGGCAGCCCCATCCGCACCTTGGGTGAACATTCCGGTCGCATGCGTCTCCATCCCGACGTGATCGTCCCCTTTACCGTGCGCGTTGATCGGAGCGTCAAGGCATAA
- a CDS encoding RNA polymerase factor sigma-32, translated as MVAVDQLEELEVYWTEINRFPLLTQEEEYTLAVRFREHADLEAAHRLVSSYLRYVVRIAREYHGYYGLRLMDLVQEGSIGLMQAVKRFDPHKGFRLATYALWWIRAAIQEYILRTWSLVRIGTSTAQRKLIHHLRRIRQRIDSLDTAQAEELAGSLGIDSRAVWEMEHRLAAPDESLNRSLVDGGEDVQNLLIDSRPNQELTLLASEEAMWRHRLSNEALATLDPRERLIVEQRIMADTPVTLEQIGEQMGISRERVRQLEKRSLAKMRRAVGDVRAP; from the coding sequence ATGGTTGCCGTTGACCAGCTTGAAGAGCTGGAGGTTTATTGGACAGAGATCAACCGGTTTCCTCTGCTCACCCAGGAAGAGGAGTACACCCTGGCGGTACGTTTCCGAGAGCATGCCGACCTGGAGGCCGCCCACAGGCTGGTCTCCTCCTATCTGCGTTATGTGGTGCGTATCGCCCGCGAGTATCACGGCTACTACGGGCTGCGCCTGATGGATCTGGTCCAGGAGGGTTCCATTGGCCTGATGCAGGCCGTCAAGCGGTTCGACCCCCACAAAGGGTTTCGTCTTGCAACCTATGCGCTGTGGTGGATCCGAGCGGCCATCCAGGAGTATATCCTGCGTACCTGGAGTCTGGTCAGGATCGGAACGTCGACGGCCCAGCGCAAATTGATCCACCACCTGCGCCGGATTCGCCAGCGGATCGACTCCCTTGACACCGCTCAGGCTGAAGAGCTGGCCGGATCGCTTGGGATAGACTCCCGGGCCGTCTGGGAGATGGAACACCGCTTGGCCGCTCCAGATGAGAGCCTGAACCGTTCCCTCGTTGACGGAGGAGAGGATGTGCAAAATCTGCTCATCGACTCCCGCCCCAACCAGGAGTTGACGCTGTTGGCCTCCGAAGAAGCCATGTGGCGTCACCGCCTCAGCAACGAAGCACTGGCCACGCTGGACCCCCGCGAGCGTCTCATCGTGGAGCAGCGCATCATGGCCGATACCCCTGTCACCCTGGAACAGATCGGAGAGCAGATGGGCATCTCCCGTGAAAGGGTTCGACAACTGGAAAAAAGATCCCTGGCCAAGATGCGCCGGGCCGTCGGGGACGTTCGCGCACCGTGA
- a CDS encoding class I SAM-dependent methyltransferase has protein sequence MSEAIRSWWNRHPMTYGEVHGQSCYGGEEQAFGTLEFFTRLDAVFHAWNHPLHGERPFSRLFPYDRYGSGSRILEVGCGLGTMAMHWANAGAMVTAVDLNPTAVAQTQRRFELMGLSGDVREADARHLPFPDDHFDYVYSWGVLHHSPDIERSVAEMMRVLRPGGGYGIMLYHRRSILQWYMTDYLEGFLHMERRFLTPLQLASRYGDGSRQEGNPHTWPLTRQELLTLLADHSPDRQVRILGTDLDSILRFLLPGLGLLLPAWAKKVWARRLGWSLWAWGHKNGTQPFSTLPKRV, from the coding sequence ATGAGCGAGGCGATCCGGAGCTGGTGGAACCGGCATCCCATGACCTATGGGGAGGTTCACGGGCAATCCTGTTATGGTGGCGAGGAGCAGGCTTTTGGCACCCTGGAATTTTTTACCAGGCTGGACGCCGTCTTTCACGCCTGGAACCACCCCCTGCATGGAGAACGCCCCTTTTCCCGCCTCTTCCCCTATGACCGATATGGATCCGGAAGCCGCATCCTGGAGGTGGGGTGTGGTCTGGGAACCATGGCCATGCATTGGGCCAACGCCGGCGCCATGGTCACGGCGGTCGACCTCAACCCCACCGCCGTGGCCCAGACGCAACGCCGCTTTGAACTCATGGGGTTGTCGGGGGATGTGCGCGAGGCCGATGCCCGTCATCTGCCCTTTCCGGATGACCATTTCGATTATGTCTACAGTTGGGGCGTCCTGCACCACTCACCCGACATCGAACGCTCCGTAGCCGAAATGATGCGGGTTCTGCGGCCTGGCGGGGGGTATGGCATCATGCTCTACCACAGGCGTTCCATCCTCCAATGGTATATGACGGACTATCTGGAGGGATTTCTGCACATGGAGAGGCGTTTTCTCACCCCGTTGCAGTTGGCCAGTCGCTACGGCGACGGCAGTCGGCAGGAGGGGAACCCCCATACCTGGCCTTTGACGCGGCAGGAGCTGCTGACATTGTTGGCCGACCACAGTCCAGATCGGCAGGTGCGAATCTTGGGGACGGATCTGGACTCCATCCTGCGTTTCCTGCTGCCCGGCCTGGGGTTACTGCTGCCGGCCTGGGCCAAAAAGGTGTGGGCCCGCCGCCTGGGGTGGAGCCTGTGGGCCTGGGGACACAAAAATGGCACGCAACCATTCAGCACCCTTCCAAAAAGAGTTTGA
- a CDS encoding glycosyltransferase family 2 protein, which translates to MSGRDTSPILSAADALRRKGREGPRHPASFQTSANKIQPGLTSILVPVFNNLQCLNLLYRSLTAQTMDESVELILIDNHSTEPGMDDFYDSIRMDPRVTIIRNAGNLGFGRANNCGLHHSHGEFIALINSDMFFFQPWLSPMLETFAADPLCAAVQGMVLLPEESASLAEWKTQTCGARFDAAGLPQYHLPGYDPDAPEVQNLQLLEAFMGTGVVLRRSVLDAVDFFDDAYDIVFMEDTDLSLRISAAGYRIRFEPRARLIHLHNASMPYLTQEEYDRSRIHNTQLFRRKWPVEKILEILAAQGFRAKPPA; encoded by the coding sequence ATGTCGGGGCGTGACACGTCACCCATTTTATCGGCAGCAGACGCCCTACGCCGCAAGGGGCGGGAAGGACCACGACACCCGGCATCCTTCCAAACCAGCGCAAACAAAATCCAGCCCGGATTGACCTCGATCCTGGTTCCGGTGTTCAACAATCTGCAATGCCTGAACCTGCTTTATCGCTCCCTGACCGCCCAAACCATGGACGAGTCCGTCGAGTTGATCCTCATCGATAACCACTCGACTGAGCCGGGCATGGATGACTTTTATGACTCCATTCGCATGGATCCTCGCGTCACCATCATCCGCAACGCCGGCAACCTCGGCTTTGGCCGGGCCAACAATTGCGGTTTGCACCATAGCCATGGTGAATTCATCGCCCTGATCAATTCAGACATGTTTTTTTTCCAGCCGTGGCTCTCCCCCATGCTGGAGACTTTCGCCGCCGACCCCCTTTGTGCTGCCGTCCAAGGCATGGTGCTGCTGCCCGAGGAGAGCGCATCCCTGGCCGAGTGGAAAACGCAAACCTGCGGCGCCCGGTTTGATGCGGCGGGTCTGCCCCAGTACCACCTCCCCGGATATGACCCCGATGCCCCCGAAGTGCAGAACCTGCAACTCCTGGAGGCCTTCATGGGAACAGGAGTGGTTTTACGACGCTCGGTATTGGATGCCGTCGATTTTTTCGACGACGCCTACGATATCGTCTTCATGGAAGACACCGACCTCTCTCTGCGCATCAGCGCTGCCGGATACCGCATCCGGTTTGAGCCCCGGGCCAGGCTGATCCACCTGCACAACGCCTCCATGCCCTATCTGACACAGGAGGAGTACGACCGCTCCCGCATCCACAACACGCAGCTGTTCCGCCGTAAATGGCCTGTGGAAAAGATTTTGGAAATTTTGGCCGCCCAGGGGTTCCGGGCCAAGCCACCCGCATGA
- a CDS encoding 1-acyl-sn-glycerol-3-phosphate acyltransferase, with product MIVVRSTLFFIMFVLGILFFSLLIVLLWPVAPLAFRQRLTRHWASYNSRMLGWICHLHHRLEGVENLPSPPFVIMSKHQSAWETVVFHNFFPNFVWVLKHNLKHIPFFGWSLQASGQIFIDRSHGIEAMKSLHRQGQDNFRRGISLLIFPEGTRVAPGSVGEYKAGGVGLAMAAGVPIVPVAHNAGEYWGRRAFLKHPGVIQVRIGQPVLTEGLSRRARQEVLDKVQGSIEGMMAEITRSGLAESAKESS from the coding sequence ATGATCGTCGTTCGATCCACGCTGTTTTTCATCATGTTCGTTTTGGGAATTCTCTTCTTTTCCCTGCTGATCGTCCTGCTCTGGCCCGTGGCCCCTCTGGCCTTCCGGCAGCGTTTGACACGCCACTGGGCCAGTTACAACAGCCGCATGTTGGGGTGGATCTGCCATTTGCACCACCGTTTGGAAGGGGTGGAAAATTTGCCATCCCCCCCTTTCGTCATCATGTCCAAACATCAGTCTGCTTGGGAAACGGTTGTTTTTCATAATTTTTTCCCAAATTTTGTCTGGGTATTGAAACACAATCTCAAACATATCCCCTTTTTTGGCTGGTCTTTGCAGGCTTCCGGACAAATTTTTATCGACCGCTCCCACGGTATCGAAGCCATGAAGAGCCTGCACCGGCAGGGGCAGGACAATTTTCGCCGTGGCATATCTTTGCTGATTTTTCCCGAGGGGACGCGGGTCGCTCCGGGGAGTGTCGGAGAGTACAAGGCTGGCGGGGTGGGCCTCGCCATGGCTGCCGGCGTACCCATCGTTCCTGTGGCCCATAACGCCGGGGAGTATTGGGGGCGACGCGCCTTTTTGAAGCATCCCGGGGTTATTCAGGTCCGTATTGGCCAGCCTGTCCTGACAGAGGGCCTTTCCCGTCGCGCCCGGCAGGAAGTTTTGGACAAGGTGCAAGGCAGCATCGAGGGCATGATGGCGGAGATCACCCGTTCAGGTTTGGCAGAATCCGCAAAGGAGTCGTCATGA
- a CDS encoding polysaccharide deacetylase, which translates to MIVGKISRMVSDPMHVAWVQWGRWHPDSLFARYHRLATTVGLKRVHLILSFDCDIPDDAKVAWDVHSRLLDMGLCPDYAVPGEVLLQGEKVYGRIRATGARFLNHGYYMHARFVEELCQFESCFFYDQLPLAKVAEDVRRGDACLREVIGESPEGFRAPHFGTFQKPRQLRFLHTLLRELGYRYSSSTVPEAAFRHGPVIRTHGLWEIPISGMATEPMSIFDTWGFFRAPNRPYTAADYGQEGEKLARRYATLPAGILNLYGDPSQIYNSPIFFATLARLAQVATPTTFHQLLDQLP; encoded by the coding sequence GTGATCGTTGGCAAAATCAGCCGGATGGTGTCCGATCCCATGCATGTGGCATGGGTCCAGTGGGGACGATGGCACCCCGACTCCCTGTTTGCCCGCTACCACCGCCTGGCAACGACGGTCGGCCTAAAGCGGGTTCATCTGATCCTCTCCTTCGACTGCGACATACCGGATGATGCCAAGGTGGCATGGGATGTCCACTCCAGGTTGCTTGACATGGGGTTGTGCCCGGACTATGCGGTCCCGGGGGAGGTGTTGTTGCAGGGAGAGAAGGTCTATGGCCGCATTCGTGCAACCGGGGCGCGTTTCCTCAACCACGGCTATTACATGCACGCCCGGTTCGTCGAGGAGTTGTGCCAATTCGAGAGTTGTTTTTTTTACGATCAACTCCCGTTGGCCAAAGTGGCGGAAGATGTCCGGCGTGGCGATGCCTGCCTGCGGGAGGTGATAGGGGAGAGTCCGGAAGGATTTCGCGCCCCCCACTTCGGGACGTTCCAAAAACCACGGCAACTCCGCTTCCTTCACACCCTCTTACGCGAGTTGGGGTACAGATACTCCAGCTCCACCGTACCGGAGGCCGCCTTTCGCCATGGGCCCGTCATCCGCACCCACGGATTGTGGGAGATCCCCATCTCGGGCATGGCGACGGAGCCCATGAGCATTTTTGATACGTGGGGTTTTTTTCGCGCCCCAAACCGCCCCTACACGGCTGCCGACTATGGTCAGGAAGGGGAGAAGCTGGCCAGACGTTATGCCACCCTGCCAGCCGGCATCCTGAACCTGTACGGAGATCCGAGTCAGATTTACAACTCCCCGATCTTTTTTGCCACCCTGGCCCGATTGGCCCAGGTGGCAACACCCACCACGTTTCACCAACTTTTGGACCAATTGCCTTGA
- a CDS encoding glycosyltransferase translates to MRALFLTYCYPPLRYPRSIQISRLVKFLDHPVRVVCAAGRAGEPIDPTIAGTDERSHDIRRLSEAGWQQLLHRYRDLLLPQYWGIPDANRSWALRAAGTILTRKWVEEMDLLVTFGQPMSTHLAGFEIKRQTGIPWMAHFSDPWVDNPLDGSRGMEIWLKRRMEHAVMEQVDGAVFTSAETVDLVMAKYPLAWRHKVGVVPHGFDPDPFPACTERCPGEPVVLRYLGNFYGNRTPHALFQALEHLIRQQPKCLEGVRVELYGDFSPTVFARTGLQSMISRTVTIHRPVTYQKSLELMASADLLLVLDAPAQTSVFLPSKLVDYIGSGRPILGLTPPGAAASLIQSMGGWVGPPDNPEQAAKALSQAIAWLQNHHQTLPWGQESVRQRYHARHVAHQMADLMLKVTRKEPLLPTGEVQGAEG, encoded by the coding sequence ATGAGGGCCCTGTTTCTGACCTACTGCTACCCACCTCTTCGTTACCCGCGTTCCATCCAGATTTCCCGTTTGGTCAAATTTCTCGATCACCCGGTGCGGGTCGTCTGTGCTGCGGGGCGGGCCGGCGAACCCATCGACCCAACCATTGCAGGCACGGATGAGCGCTCTCACGACATACGGCGCTTGTCCGAAGCGGGTTGGCAGCAATTGTTGCACCGCTACCGGGATCTGCTGTTACCCCAGTATTGGGGCATACCCGACGCCAACCGGAGCTGGGCCCTGCGTGCCGCAGGTACCATTCTGACCAGAAAGTGGGTGGAGGAGATGGACCTCCTGGTCACCTTCGGTCAGCCCATGTCCACCCATCTGGCCGGCTTCGAAATTAAAAGGCAAACGGGCATCCCGTGGATGGCCCATTTCAGTGATCCATGGGTGGACAACCCCCTGGATGGTTCACGTGGCATGGAGATCTGGCTGAAACGCCGGATGGAACATGCCGTCATGGAACAGGTTGACGGGGCCGTCTTCACTTCTGCTGAAACCGTGGATCTGGTCATGGCCAAATATCCCCTCGCCTGGCGTCACAAGGTTGGCGTGGTGCCGCACGGGTTCGATCCCGACCCTTTTCCTGCCTGCACGGAACGGTGTCCCGGCGAGCCTGTCGTCTTGCGTTATCTCGGAAATTTTTACGGCAACCGGACCCCCCATGCCCTGTTCCAGGCCTTGGAGCACCTGATACGCCAGCAACCCAAGTGCCTGGAAGGGGTGCGCGTTGAGCTTTATGGCGATTTCTCCCCCACGGTTTTTGCCCGCACCGGGCTGCAATCCATGATCTCGCGGACGGTCACGATCCATCGCCCCGTCACGTATCAAAAATCCCTGGAGCTGATGGCTTCGGCGGATTTGTTGCTCGTTTTGGATGCCCCGGCCCAAACCAGCGTCTTTCTTCCCAGCAAGCTGGTGGACTATATCGGCTCCGGGCGTCCCATCCTGGGACTGACCCCACCCGGGGCTGCGGCCTCACTCATACAAAGTATGGGAGGGTGGGTAGGCCCACCGGATAACCCGGAACAGGCAGCAAAAGCCCTGAGTCAAGCCATTGCATGGTTGCAAAACCACCATCAAACTCTCCCCTGGGGGCAGGAGAGCGTCCGCCAGCGTTATCACGCCCGGCATGTTGCACATCAGATGGCCGACTTGATGCTGAAGGTCACCAGAAAAGAGCCCCTCTTGCCCACAGGAGAGGTTCAAGGAGCGGAAGGATAG
- a CDS encoding zinc ribbon domain-containing protein: MPLYDYKCDACHGRFEIDHPMAGPIVTRCPGCGEEKLRKILSTGGLLGSTKLGQQDSRPAMPPMGGCPSGGCGGGMCGL; this comes from the coding sequence ATGCCCCTGTACGACTACAAATGTGATGCCTGTCATGGGCGGTTTGAGATCGACCATCCCATGGCGGGCCCCATAGTTACCCGGTGCCCGGGATGTGGAGAGGAGAAGCTGCGCAAAATCCTCTCGACCGGAGGGTTGCTTGGATCCACAAAGTTGGGACAACAAGACAGCCGTCCCGCCATGCCGCCCATGGGAGGTTGCCCGTCAGGTGGTTGTGGTGGTGGCATGTGCGGTCTCTAG
- the asnB gene encoding asparagine synthase (glutamine-hydrolyzing), whose product MCGIVGVAGDFPAEEGAGLVCKMNQTLLHRGPDGEGHWSTNRFAFAMRRLSIIDLATGQQPMWTPDGVGIVFNGEIYNYRSLRHELEGHGYAFATRSDTEVLLNLYHCFGIAALQRLEGMFAFCLFDPRSGVVHLIRDRMGVKPLYYGAFAGRFYFASEMKAILAGLSQRPDISRTAIHHYLTLRYVPDPDCIWHGMHKLPPGHRLEYRLDGSGWHVEPYWSVHFHAEPEAQERNYVAEFRTLFLAAVEKRLLAADVPVGVFLSGGLDSSAVSAAAVALGHKAFQTFCVGFVGDPTHQDELPWARQVARHLGSQHHEVTLDQTTFLATLPQLVHATDEPLADLTAIPLYHLSLLARQHVKVVLSGEGSDEILAGYDLERSMAKLFYLGKTINFIPSSLLRGLSHLLPRYRQHLHALARGDLAALPAALPLHITRHWSEAEKMRLWRQPPSVLSSEELIRSWYHAAPGASALDRIQEVHCRSWLVENLLMKADRMSMAASLELRTPFLDHTLVEWAARLPLTWKVGDFRQGFSSKRILREFAAGLLPPAVVARPKQGFPVPVYGWLREEPMRSRAREWLLERGARLHTHFDPAMIVPVLTAARRGDMAAAHRIWILIILEEWLRVWS is encoded by the coding sequence ATGTGCGGCATTGTAGGTGTCGCCGGGGATTTCCCGGCGGAGGAAGGCGCCGGACTGGTGTGCAAAATGAACCAGACCCTTCTGCACCGAGGACCGGACGGCGAAGGTCACTGGTCTACGAACCGTTTTGCCTTTGCCATGCGCCGCCTGAGCATCATTGACCTGGCCACCGGGCAACAACCCATGTGGACTCCGGACGGGGTTGGCATCGTCTTCAATGGTGAAATCTACAATTACCGCTCCCTGCGCCACGAATTGGAAGGACATGGGTACGCCTTTGCCACCCGCTCGGACACCGAGGTGCTGCTCAACCTGTACCATTGTTTCGGCATCGCTGCCCTGCAACGCCTGGAGGGGATGTTTGCCTTTTGCCTCTTCGATCCTCGCTCCGGAGTGGTGCATCTGATTCGGGATCGGATGGGGGTGAAGCCCCTCTACTATGGCGCCTTTGCAGGACGCTTCTATTTTGCCAGCGAAATGAAGGCCATTCTTGCCGGGTTGTCCCAACGCCCGGACATATCCCGAACGGCCATTCACCACTATCTCACCCTCCGCTATGTGCCCGACCCCGACTGCATCTGGCACGGTATGCACAAACTGCCGCCAGGACACCGGTTGGAGTATCGCCTCGACGGCAGCGGCTGGCATGTCGAACCCTACTGGTCGGTTCATTTCCACGCCGAGCCGGAAGCGCAGGAACGCAATTACGTTGCGGAGTTCCGGACACTCTTCCTGGCTGCCGTGGAAAAACGCCTGCTGGCCGCCGATGTGCCTGTGGGCGTATTTCTGAGCGGTGGACTGGACTCCAGCGCCGTCAGTGCCGCTGCCGTGGCGTTGGGGCACAAGGCGTTTCAGACCTTCTGTGTCGGATTTGTCGGCGATCCTACCCATCAGGACGAGCTGCCCTGGGCGCGTCAGGTGGCCCGGCATCTCGGATCGCAACACCACGAGGTCACCCTCGACCAGACAACTTTTTTGGCCACCCTGCCCCAACTGGTCCACGCGACAGACGAGCCTCTGGCCGACTTGACGGCCATCCCGCTTTACCATCTCTCCCTTCTGGCGCGGCAGCACGTCAAGGTGGTTCTCTCTGGAGAGGGGAGTGATGAAATCCTGGCCGGCTACGACCTGGAACGATCGATGGCCAAGTTGTTTTATCTTGGAAAAACAATCAATTTTATACCATCATCCCTGTTGCGTGGCCTGTCACACCTGCTGCCCCGGTACCGGCAGCACCTGCACGCCCTGGCCCGGGGCGACCTGGCAGCCCTGCCGGCAGCCCTTCCCTTGCATATCACGCGGCACTGGTCCGAAGCGGAAAAAATGCGGCTGTGGAGACAACCCCCATCCGTTCTCTCCAGTGAAGAGTTGATCCGATCCTGGTATCATGCCGCCCCGGGCGCATCGGCCCTGGACCGTATCCAGGAAGTTCATTGCCGATCCTGGTTGGTAGAAAATTTGCTGATGAAGGCGGATCGGATGAGCATGGCCGCATCCCTGGAGCTGCGCACCCCCTTTTTGGATCACACCCTCGTCGAGTGGGCAGCGCGTCTCCCTTTGACCTGGAAAGTTGGTGATTTCAGGCAGGGCTTCTCCTCCAAACGGATCCTGCGGGAGTTTGCCGCCGGACTTCTCCCTCCCGCCGTCGTTGCACGTCCCAAGCAGGGGTTTCCCGTGCCCGTCTACGGCTGGTTGCGGGAGGAACCCATGAGATCCCGAGCCAGGGAGTGGTTGCTGGAACGCGGCGCACGTCTGCACACCCACTTCGATCCAGCCATGATCGTTCCGGTTTTGACTGCGGCCCGGCGCGGTGATATGGCCGCCGCACACCGGATCTGGATCCTCATCATCCTCGAAGAGTGGTTGCGGGTGTGGTCATGA